In Gemmatimonadaceae bacterium, the genomic stretch CGATGGGCAGTGTCATCGCGCAGCGGTTCATCCTCGCCGCGCGCGGGCGCGGTATTCGCGAGCGAACCATCCGGTACCGTCACGCGCTCCGAAACGCGCTGCTGCCCTTCCTTACCATCGTCCTCCTCGATGCCGCGATCATGATCTCGGGCGCGGTGGTCACCGAAAGCGTGTTCGCATGGCCGGGCCTCGGTGGCCTCTTTACCGAGGCGCTCGCTCGGCGCGACTACACCGTGCTGATGGCGTTCCTCATGCTCTCCTCCGTCGGCGTGATCGTGCTCAACCTCGTGGCGGACCTTTCGTATCGCTGGCTGGATCCCCGGGTGCGCGCATGAGCGCCACAGCAGCTGCGCGCATGAGCGACACAGCGGGTGCGCGCGTGAGCGCCACAGCGGGCACGTCGTCCAATCGCGCGGCATGGGGTCTCGTACTGGCGCTCGTCGCCGTTGCCGCCATCGCGCCCGTCGTAGCTCCCTTTGCTCCCGACGCGGTCGACCTTGCGCTCCGTCGACAAGGCCCGTCCGCGACACACTGGTTCGGCACCGACGACCTGGGGCGTGACGTGCTCACCCGCGTGCTGCACGGTGCGCGCGTGTCCATCGCCATCGGACTGCTCGCGGCCGGGCTGTCAGTCGCGTTAGGCACCGCCATCGGGCTGCTGGCCGGGTTCTTCCGCGGCTGGGTGGACACGCTCCTCATGCGCACCACCGACGCGATGCTGTCGGTTCCGCGGCTGCCCCTGCTCATGATCGTCGCCGCGATCCTGCAGCCCTCGATTCCGCTCCTCATCATCCTCGTGGCCGCCGTGGGCTGGATGGAGACCTCTCGCGTCGTGCGCGCCGAGGCGCTCGCGCTGTCTGGCCGGGGGTTCGTGGAGGCAGCGCACGCGCTCGGACTGTCCCGCCCGCACGTCCTCCTGCGTCACCTGCTGCCGAACGTCGGGCCCACCGTCATCGTCTCGGCTACGCTCGCCGTCGGCCGCTCGATCCTGCTCGAGAGCGCGCTGTCGTTCTTCGGCGTCGGCGTACAGCCACCCGCGGCGAGCTGGGGCAACATGCTCTATCAGGCGCAGTCGACCATGACCTCGGAACCATGGCTCGCCCTCTTCCCGGGCCTCGCGATCTTCCTCACGACACTCGCGGTGAACGCCGCCGGTGAACGCCTGTCCACGGTCAGCGTGTCCTGAAGCGGTGCGGACGGCGGCCAAAGCGAAGGACCGATCGACGCGCACGGCAACCCGCTACCGACCGTTCATGCCGCGCACCGAAGGCGTGAGCTGGCGACATCCGATCCGCTGCGTTCAATTGGCGCATGCAGCTCACCGACGCCTTCGATGTCTCGCTTCGTGGCCGGCGCGACGCTGTCGCGCTCGAGGTCGAGCATGCGTCCGCGCTACGCACCTTTACGTTCGGCGACCTTGACGACCGGGCGAACCGCCTGGCGGCCTCGCTCGCGGCGCGGGGCGTAGGGGTCGGGGATCGCGTCGGCATCCACCTCCCCAACCGGCTCGAGTTCATCGATGTCTTTCTCGCGTGCATGCGACTCGGTGCGATCGTCGTGCCGATCAACGTGCTGTACCGCGAACGGGAGCTGACCCACATCGTTCGCGACGCCGAGCCCGTTGCCGTGGTCACGACGCGTGACAGTGCGTCGCTGCTTCCCGCGGGTACCGCGACGTGGTACGCAGAAGACCTCGATGCTGCGGCGTCATCCGGTCCTGTGTCCGCCGTCCGCCGTGCGCTCGATGGTGATGTGCCGGCGGCGCTGGTGTACACCTCCGGCACTACCGGACGCAGCAAGGGCGCCGTGCTCACGCACAACAACTTTCTCGCCAACGGCGCCAACCTGCTGGCCTGCTGGCGCATCACCGCCGAGGACCGCTATCTCGCCACGCTTCCGCTGTTTCACGTACACGGACTCGGGAACGGAGTGATCTCGTGGCTCATGAGCGGATGCCGGATGCGGCTCGCGGAGCGGTTCGAAGCCGCCCGGGCGGCCGCGTTGTTCCGCGAGTACACCCCGACATTGTTCTTCGGCGTGCCCACGATGTATGTACGACTGCTCGAGCTGGACCCTGCCGACGCACAAGCCATCGGCGCCGGCATGCGCCTGTTTGTGTGCGGCTCCGCTCCGCTCGCGGCCAGCGTGCTGGATGCGTTCCGCGAGCGCTTCGGCCACGTGATCCTCGAGCGCTACGGCATGAGCGAGACCCTGATGAACTGCGGGAATCCGTATGCGGGCGAGCGCCGCCCGGGTTCGGTGGGCTTTCCGTTCCCCGGCGTGTCTGCGCGCATCGTCGATACCGAGGGTCGCGACGTGCCCGCTGACACCCCCGGCCAGTTGCTGGTGCGCGGGCCCAGCGTGTGCGCGGGCTACTGGCGACGCCCTGACGCCGATGCCCAGGCCTTCGCGGGCGGTTGGTTCCACACGGGCGACCTCGCGGAACGCAGCGCCGACGGATACTACACGCTGCGCGGTCGGATGTCGGACCTCATCATCTCGGGCGGATTCAACATCTATCCCAGGGAGATCGAGGAGATGCTCGTCGAGCAACCGGGCATCCGCGAGGCCGCCGTGGTCGGTGTGCCCGATGCCGCGCGCGGCGAGATCCCGGTGGCGTTCCTCGTCGCAGACGCTGGCCTCGATCTCCGCGCGCTCGAAGCCAGCTGCCGTGCGCAGTTTGCGTCATTCAAGGTCCCGCGCGCGTTCGTGAGCGTCGACACCCTGCCCCGAAATGCGTTAGGCAAGGTGGTGAAGCACACTCTGCAGGAGCGGTGGTCCCTCGGGTCGACCTGACCACTGTGGACGGAGCAGAGCAGCCTCCAGCGCCGTCCTCTGTGGACTTGTAGAGCCCGCTCCCCATCAGCATCCCGCTGGCCGGCGTGCGCCCGGGCCAGGTGATCACGGTGCGGACGTCGGTCAGCGACGGCGCATCGAACACCGTCCTGGGATCTACACCAGCTGGTATCGACACAAGCACGTCATGCCGCTCGAAGCGCACGCGCTGCCGCTCGGTCAGACTTGGGCTCTTCCTCGGCGATGGCTTACCTCCCATCGGGCGACGGCCCGATGTTTCCAGGTCGGTGAAGCAGCTCACGCGCGGCGTGGCATGACCGGAACTCGACCTGCTGGTGTCGACCTGCCTCGCTGCCTGGTCGAGTCCCTTCGGCGTTCGGTATGGGGTGTCGCGTTTCTCACTGGCGTGTGCCTGGCGGCTCATGCCCCGAGCGTCCTCAATGGACCGTCGCGGTTGAGGCACGCGGAACCGTCCCATCGTTGCTGACTGCCGGGCAAGCCCGGGGGCTCACGTGTTTGGCTATGGCTCTCGTGCTTGGCCAGGGTGCTCGTGGGTCGGCTGGGGCGCTCTTGGCAGGGACGCTCGTTCGCGCTGCCGTGGGCTGGGGACTGTTGTTCTGCTTCCGTAGATCAACCACGACGGCTGGACGGGACTGCGCGACTCCGGGCGATGATCCCTCAGTCGTGGCCCTGCGGGTCTCTGTTGGCGGAGCGCCGAGCGGCGGCGTAGGTCGGTTCGGCATTGCTTCTGCGCGGCCGTTGCGTCTGGATGAACAGGCTGCTGACGGTAGCGGGTAGGGTCGGCGTCGACGCAAGGCGAAGTACCGCGGTTCAGAGCGCCGGTGAGCTGCGGCGAGCCAGTGCAGACTGACGCGCGGTCCGGTTGGTGGCCCGCCGCGATGGCGTGGAGGTAGCGCCGGACGGTGACAGTGGAGGACAGTGCGTGAATTTGATCCGGTGCAGGCGGAAACGGTGCGGCCAGTGGCTGGCGAAGCGTTTTGCGTTCGCGGATGACCGAGGGCACCCGAAGGCCGGAGAAGCTGCTGACGACCGTGCGTCGGCTGATGCGCGCGCGACATCTCAGCCTGCGTACCGAGCAGGCATACCTGTCCTGGATTCGTCGTTTCATCAGATATCACGACCTGCGGCACCCACGAGACATGGGAAGTGCGGACGTCGTCCGGTACCTGACCTATCTCGCCAACGAGCAGCGGGTCTCGCGTGCCACCCAGGCGCAGGCCATGAGCGCTCTGCTGTTCCTGTACCGAGAGGTGCTGGGAACGGCGATCGAGGACGTGCGGCAGGTGGTGCGGGCGCGTGCACCCGGGCGGCTTCCCGTCGTGCTGTCCCGCGCGGAAGTGCGGCGCATCCTGGACGAGTTGAGCGGCGACGTACGGCTCGTTGCGCTCCTGTTGTACGGCGCCGGCCTTCGGCTGGCGGAGTCCCTGTCGCTGCGCGTGAAGGACGTGGACTTCGATCGGCGTGAGCTCACCGTGCGTCGCGGGAAGGGTGGGAAGGACCGCGTGACCATGCTTCCAGCGGCCGCGCGCGAGTTGTTGAGGCGTCACCTGGAGCGGGTGAAGGCCTTGCACGGTCGCGACTTGAGGGCCGGCAGCGGGCACGTCGTGCTGCCCGAGGCGCTCGAGCGCAAGGCCCCTGGCTGGTCGAGCGATTTCGCCTGGCAGTGGGTCTTCCCTGCCTCGCGCCAGTACGTGGAGTCCACGAGCGGGGCGCGTCGCCGGCATCACCTTCACGAGACCGTCGTACAGCGCGCCTTTCGTCGCGCGGTCCTGGCGTCCGGCGTCAGCAAGCGCGCGACCTGTCATTCGCTGCGCCATTCGTTCGCCACGCACCTGCTGGAGGACGGCTACGACATCCGCACGGTGCAAGAACTGCTGGGACACAGCGACGTGAGCACGACCATGATCTACACGCACGTCCTGAACCGCGGCGGACTGGGTGTTCGGAGCCCGCTGGACTCGCAGGCTAACGATTAGGGGCTTCTGGCACTCCGCGTTGCGGGGTTGCGGGCGGGGCGGTAGACTCGGGGCAGCCGAAAAGGAAGTTAGGTTGCCATGGAGAGGTGCGAATCATGAGTGATCCTCACAGCGACGCCGACGAGGCGCCGTTGCCCGACGAGTTGGCTCAGCGTCTCTTGGCCCGCGTCGTCGAGCTAGACGCTCACGGCCGTCCCACTACTTCGGTCGCCCGCCTCCGCGATGTCACGCGAGATCTGGGAATCCCGGATGAGACGTTCGATCGCGCGCTTCGAGAACTGATGGCGCAGCAGTCCGCGACCCTCCGACGGTCCCATGCAGACCCGTCATCGACTGCGACAGGAGGCTGGTGGCGCCGTCTGCTGCGCCCGGCGCGTGGCCGGACCGTTGCCGAGGAGGTGTTGGTGAACGTGGGCGTCGCTGCGGGGTTCTTTGGGGCACTCGGCTTTGCGTCCCGGCTTGCGCGACTTGTGGGCGGAGAGTGGCCGCTGCATGCTAGTCTGTTCGTTATCGTCAATATCGCGGCCGTGGCGCTGGCACGCCGGTATCGTGCGCGACCCGTGATGTATGTCTTGGCAGTGACGGCGG encodes the following:
- a CDS encoding ABC transporter permease, translating into MSDTAGARVSATAGTSSNRAAWGLVLALVAVAAIAPVVAPFAPDAVDLALRRQGPSATHWFGTDDLGRDVLTRVLHGARVSIAIGLLAAGLSVALGTAIGLLAGFFRGWVDTLLMRTTDAMLSVPRLPLLMIVAAILQPSIPLLIILVAAVGWMETSRVVRAEALALSGRGFVEAAHALGLSRPHVLLRHLLPNVGPTVIVSATLAVGRSILLESALSFFGVGVQPPAASWGNMLYQAQSTMTSEPWLALFPGLAIFLTTLAVNAAGERLSTVSVS
- a CDS encoding AMP-binding protein; amino-acid sequence: MQLTDAFDVSLRGRRDAVALEVEHASALRTFTFGDLDDRANRLAASLAARGVGVGDRVGIHLPNRLEFIDVFLACMRLGAIVVPINVLYRERELTHIVRDAEPVAVVTTRDSASLLPAGTATWYAEDLDAAASSGPVSAVRRALDGDVPAALVYTSGTTGRSKGAVLTHNNFLANGANLLACWRITAEDRYLATLPLFHVHGLGNGVISWLMSGCRMRLAERFEAARAAALFREYTPTLFFGVPTMYVRLLELDPADAQAIGAGMRLFVCGSAPLAASVLDAFRERFGHVILERYGMSETLMNCGNPYAGERRPGSVGFPFPGVSARIVDTEGRDVPADTPGQLLVRGPSVCAGYWRRPDADAQAFAGGWFHTGDLAERSADGYYTLRGRMSDLIISGGFNIYPREIEEMLVEQPGIREAAVVGVPDAARGEIPVAFLVADAGLDLRALEASCRAQFASFKVPRAFVSVDTLPRNALGKVVKHTLQERWSLGST
- a CDS encoding integron integrase — translated: MTEGTRRPEKLLTTVRRLMRARHLSLRTEQAYLSWIRRFIRYHDLRHPRDMGSADVVRYLTYLANEQRVSRATQAQAMSALLFLYREVLGTAIEDVRQVVRARAPGRLPVVLSRAEVRRILDELSGDVRLVALLLYGAGLRLAESLSLRVKDVDFDRRELTVRRGKGGKDRVTMLPAAARELLRRHLERVKALHGRDLRAGSGHVVLPEALERKAPGWSSDFAWQWVFPASRQYVESTSGARRRHHLHETVVQRAFRRAVLASGVSKRATCHSLRHSFATHLLEDGYDIRTVQELLGHSDVSTTMIYTHVLNRGGLGVRSPLDSQAND